Below is a genomic region from Anguilla anguilla isolate fAngAng1 chromosome 18, fAngAng1.pri, whole genome shotgun sequence.
CTGCAACTCCTCTCCGCCAcattaaaaaatggttttgttgcaTCACAAATATTTGGCCTGAACTCGGCTTAAGACGTTGGGCATCTTATCTCAAGATGTTAGTATCCATGACCCATGACCCCTGTATCCATAGTGCATACAGTACTGTGTGcagctgtacagtatgtactatATGTACGGGTTACTCCCTTCTGCTCTCTTGGGCGACACCATCCCTGGCACAGGTGTTGAATTCCTTTGATGTTCCAGGTGACTGCTGGCTCCTGGCTGCCATCGCCTCCCTCACCCTGAACAAGCAGGTGCTGGCTCGGGTCGTCCCACCTGGGCAGAGCTTTGAGGAAGACTATGCAGGAATCTTCCACTTCCAGGTACGTCacaaaaaatggttttgaaaaaaaaaaaactacatcaagTCTTGTCTACTTAGTTTACAATTACATGCATCCGTGTCTCACGCACCAGTTGCTAATGAAAAGACCATTTTACTGTACTGCAGTTTATACTCAGTTTTCTGATCACAGTTCTGACATATACAATGATTTCAGTCACTCTCTGTacttgcaaaaaatgttttgcttggtTGCCTTATTGAGAGTTCAGGCCTTGAACTTTGACCTGGTCATCTGGCGGAAATtaagtgttacaacactgaaccaGTATCTACTACATGTATAATTTTCGTTTTCATAAACAACCACCACCACATTATAttactttacatttaaataatttaacagatgctcttatccagtcTGACTGACAACATGGATGGCATCCTGGATGAGTCACCCATCAGCCCCCAGTCCCCAGCCCCCATTCCCCCAACCTAATAAAAGGTTTTTAACTTGCAAAAAAAGAGTGGACTCTTTGGACtctatttctttaaaaaagaatgagCAATGACTTCTTCCAATGAGCGATGACCCCTTTCCTTTAACTCCTGAGGTAAAGCAGTACTTCAATGGCTCCTTTTCAATGTTTAACCataattacttcagtaaatatacacAGGACAACTGGGACAATTTGTCCTGGGCTGGGGCCTGAGGGGGGCCCAGGCCATGGCGTGTAATTACAAAAAGTTTCAAATTATGTTGGTGGGAGCCCTCCGaatacagctgtgaaaattaatacatacagtatgtacaaaatAAAGCATTGTCTCCTCAGCAAATTAACaatgtaaattaaatcaaatgacGTTCACCTCCAGTTCTGGCAGTTTGGAGAGTGGGTGGACGTGGTGGTTGACGACCGGCTGCCCACCAAAGACGGGGAGCTGCTGTTCGTCCACTCGGCCGAGGGCTCTGAGTTCTGGAGCGCCCTGCTGGAAAAGGCCTACGCCAAGTGAGTGGTTTTGGCCCAGTCAGCGTCCTGGTTAAGTGGaatatcggggggggggggcatgttatTATGTGGAAGGCCTACTGAAATACAACCAGACTTTCCAAACTGAGAGAAGAAGTGAAATAGCAGAGATAATAACGACTAAGTACAAAGGATAATTCAATAAGAAAGAGTTTATAAAGCATGAATAAATAAGCAGGGCCTTAAAAAAGCATGAATAAATAGGCAGTTTCCTCTCTGTAGGCTGAACGGCTGCTACGAGGCTCTGTCAGGGGGCTCCACCACCGAGGGGTTTGAGGACTTCACTGGGGGCATCGCTGAGACGCACGAGCTGAGGAAAGCTGGCCCCCACCTCTTCAAGATCATCCAGAAGGCCCTGAGTAGGGGGTCTCTCCTGGGCTGCTCCATAGATGTGGGTCTTCCTTCATttatcaaaatatttcattgagAAACTGTGCGCTGAATATTCATATCGCtaaatgaaagcatttcctGTTGGTTGCTTGAGGAGAGGACAGAGGTCCAGATAAAATTCAGACATGAATGTGTACTAATCCATGATCATCAATGACATCCATTCTATGTAGATAAATATTAACATAGTACAGGTATACCTAAGGTAAAATCAAATATTCTCTGCAGAACTAATATAAAGTTGCTCAATATGTCAACGTGAACAAGTTTATTAATGATCAATTCTCCAACAGTCAGGGTGCAAAAGAATGaaaatcatattaaaaatgGTCAATCATGCTAATCATTTAAAAGATGCATGTTACATGATTGGAGTTGATTGACTAGAACGTAAATGTGGGCTGAACGTGACAGAGACGGGATGAAGGGTGCAGGCCGTCAGTTCTGTCTCTGGGTCACCTGGGTCCTCCGGGTTCTCTGTCTGTAGATCACGAGTTCAGCCGATTCCGAGGCCATCACATCACAGAAACTGGTTAAGGGACACGCCTACTCCGTCACGGGTGCAGAACAAGTGAGTGAGCATTTCCTTAATTATTTTTGGCTTAAATTTGTCCAACAGAGGATCATTAGAACCGTTAATAAACCTTTAAGCATTTCATAAACACGATACACGCAACACTGATGACCGTATGATGTTAATGTTTGTGACTGTTGTGAACTTGTGGATTCCACTCACTTTGTTCccggtgtaatggtgtgtgtgtgtgtgtgtgtgtgtgtgtctccttgTACAGGTGGAATATGAAGGGCAGATGCTGAAACTCATACGCATTAGAAACCCGTGGGGCCAGGTGGAGTGGACGGGTGCCTGGAGCGATGGGTAAGCCATGTCTGTTACTGCATTGTGGCGCAACTGACATTTCACTCTGCAGACGAAGACATGTGGGCCAAAAACACTCTTCAAGTAGGTCACTTCACATGCTGGCAAAATGTGAAACACTCCTCTCGATCCCTGCGAATTCTCAGCAAAACATGTTACTGAACAAAACATGCAATCGCATGAGAAAGACTTTTCCCTCTGAATATTGGCGAAAGCAGGAATTGTACTGATGTCTAAAGacgtaaatatttcatttagttGTTTGACTAATGCAAACTGCAAACAACTCCTCCAAGAGGCCAGCGCCAGTGCTCCAATCTTTTGTATGGGTCTGAGCGCTTCTGTCTTGAATTTAAATCAttatttgatccaggtctgtTCTGTTCTAGACCAGATTCCTAGGCATGCCTCATTATTCCTGGTCATTGTGAGGCATCTATTCCTCTCGGGTGGTTGAAGTTCTGTCGTCGTGAATTGGGGCTGGTATCTGAGCGGCTAATTTGACTTAAGTCTTCGGAGGCTCGTAGCGAGTAATCCCACAGCTATGCAGACTGGCTACACGGACCTAACCTTGAGAACAAAGCGCCACTCCTCAGTTTGAGAATGAGAGCCTGTTAGAGAGGTGCTTGCGCAGTCAGGCCAACTTCCCTCAGGCAAAGGTGTGTAAAGGAGCATTCCACACATCTGCATGCCTGCGTGCACTAAAGTGCTCGTTCCACACTCTCGCTCTTTTTACCTGTGATTGTGCATTCACTAAAAGAGGGATGAGAAGGCATCtgcagaaaaaactgaaataagaaCAACAATGAAAGCAGAAAGAATCATATAATCCTTATGATAAATTGTATTAGGTATTATGTGAAGAGGTATCTaagatttatttgatttaactAGGTAGGCTCACAGAGAACTCAATTCTCTTTGGCAGTGATAACAAACCCTGATAACACTCACTTAGCTTCAGTAGTATGATATGAGGGtagtatggctgcttagcttcagcagtttgataTGAGGGTGGtgtggctgcttagcttcagtagtTTGATAtgagggtggtatggctgctcaGCTTCAGTAGTCTCCACAGGCTATATGTGAATGACCATAGTCTTGTCCAGAGACAGGACATTAAACACAACAGTCTACTTTTTACCCCGTGTCTGGCCTTCTATGTGGTCTTCTGGGGCAGTAAATCAGGCTGTCAGACTGTACAGTTGAAAGAAGCAGAGGACTTTTTCTAACGTCCTCTCTCTTGTGTGCTCAGCTCAGCGGAGTGGCGCCACATCAGCGGCGAGGACAGGGACAGGCTGAGGAACCGATCGGAAGACGGAGAGTTCTGGTAAAGCTCAACCTTTTCTAATCTACCACACTCTTTACTGCTCTCGACTATGCTGTATTTTACACTACTGTACTCTACTCGATTGTATTGTCCTCTGCTGTATTGTACGCTACTGTTCTGCAGTCTACAGTGCtctactgtacactgctgtacTCTGCTGTAATGTCCTATGCTCTACTGTACTATACTTCATTCTACTCTGCGGTTAcatatttcagtgcattttacTGTATTCTACTGTTATCTGGTCTCTACTGTACTCCACTTTACTAAACTGTAATCACGTCAGAGTGGgggtcaattcaggaaatgaatgtaAACACAACTcattattagaaaaaaaaaatcatgacagAACATTGTGGGCATCGTTTAGTTTTTAACTGTAACTGAAATTAACTTCCAGAGTTTTCCTCTGTCTATCCCCCAGGATGGCCTTCTCTGAATTCCTGCGGCAGTATTCCCGTGTTGAGATCTGCAACCTCACCCCCGACGCGCTCACCGACGACGAGTACCAGAAATGGGCCCTGTCCAAATTTGAGGGCAACTGGAGGAGGGGCTCCACCGCTGGAGGCTGCCAGAACTACCGAAGTACTGACCCGCACGCTCCCTGTCTCTGCCTCAGACCGATCCTGCCGCTCGGTCCAACTAGTTGTGCATTAGTGTTGCGAGCCCTTAGTATGGACAGCTGGGTTTGTTGAAAGGCTGACAATGGAAGCTTTTAAATGTGCTTATTTTACTTAATTGATTTAGTCTCAATGCAGCTTACGCTTCTGGAAATCTAAGAAAAACCTCTTATTTGTCGTAATTATCACCTGATTGTGTGACCCGGATGGCCTCCTGCAGATACCTTCTGGACCAACCCTCAGTTTGTGATCAAACTggacgaggaggacgacgacCCGGACGACGATGAGTTTGGCTGCACCTTCCTGGTGGGCCTGATCCAGAAGAACCGGCGCCGGATGAGGAAGATGGGCGAGGACATGCACACCATCGGCTTCGCCATCTACGAGGTCAGCTGTCCGGGAGTCTGTGGCCTCAGGcgtgcatttttgttttattttaatcaaaggCCAGACTACAGTAACTCTCACCCTATGACCATTTGAGCTATTGTTGCGCACAGGAAAAATTGTCCCAGAGTATATCATATTTATGTTTCCAGAGTGCTACTGTATGTACTGGCATTGCGTGATGGGTGTCCTGTAACCTAGGACAGTTTCTGAACGTGACTGCAAAGAGTGGTCAGAAACAGAGGTTGTTTGGTACTATTGCAACGTTCATAACTTTGACAGTGATGTAAAAATACACTGACTTCAGGACTTTTAATTATTGATTGGAATTGGAAGATTTTCACAATACTGTAGCTTTTTGTTATGGGCTATTCTCACTTTGTAACTATAAATCTTgagggaataaataaatcagggtAGTTGCAAtatcatttgaacatttttaacattggTTTTGAAATGATGAATGTACCCTTTTCAGCAACCTAATTCTCTTTTGCTCTTGTGAACTGTTTGAGTTAGCTCTGGCCCTTTAAGTCAAACACTGTAGATAAATTGCTATATCTATATGCTTATTCTGGTTTCATATCTCTAGTTGGCTGATCATCTGTCCATAACTCTGAGATATAATACTGTTTAAGATGAGCCTGCcagcctttttttctgtttgatttttttttttttttttttacaggtgcctgaGGAGGTATGTGTCAGAAGGAGAGTCAAACAAGTTGGGGTTCATTACATTGGAGCTACATTACCACTACATTACTAGCTACATTTGCACTTAACAAGTTCAAGACCTCCACCTGGTTCTGCTGCCTTTAAGGAGTGGCTAATGAGAGACTTCTGTATGTGGGAATGGCTATAGATCTTCTATATCCTAGAAGAACAACTAATTAGAAGAACAAAGTTAgaccaagaaaataaataaagtcactAACAAATCTGAGTCAATGGtagaaaaatgttcaaaaacatatttatctattttttaatttattttataagccATAGGAGCTACTGTTAAGCTACTAATCATACCTTGACTCAAGCTAGTGTTCTATGTGGCAAATAGTTTTTCCCTGCATGGGCTGGCTTCTGTGATAAGGATTGTATACCTATGTTTACTGGTGCACTTGCATATTGCACACGCCAgccaccagtgtgtgtgtgtgcgtgtatgtgtgtatcctccagtgtgtgtgaatatgtgtgtatcctccagcgtgtgtgtatatgtgtgtatccTCCAGTGTGTGTATCCGccagtgtgtgtacatatgagAGTACCCTccagtgtgtttgtatatgtgagtACCCttcagtgtatgtgtatatgtgcatactctccagtgtgtgtatgtgtgtatatccCACAGGCCTCGGGTCAGAGGAACATTCACCTGAACCGGAACTTCTTCCTGCGGCACGCGACCAAGGCTCGGTCAGAGACCTTCATTAACCTGCGGGAGGTGTGCAATCGCTTCTGCCTGCCCCCGGGGGAGTACCTGATCGTGCCCTCCACCTTCGAGCCGCACAAGAACGGGGACTTCTGCGTGCGCGTCTTCTCCGAGAAGCAGGCGGACTTCCAGTACGTCAACTGAGAACCCAGTTAAAATAGGTTACGTTCACGTGAACAGTCAGTTGCCACAGTACCGATGGCCTGAAGGCCTGTCATACGGTGTGACACACCCACTCATTGTTGGCATGGATGTAGACA
It encodes:
- the LOC118218445 gene encoding calpain-2 catalytic subunit-like — its product is MEETTMSGIASKLQHDRLKAQGIGSNAQAVKYLGQDFEALKRNCLECGQLFKDDCFEALPSSLGFKDLGPNSYKVRGITWQRPTELCSNPLFIHDGASRTDICQGALGDCWLLAAIASLTLNKQVLARVVPPGQSFEEDYAGIFHFQFWQFGEWVDVVVDDRLPTKDGELLFVHSAEGSEFWSALLEKAYAKLNGCYEALSGGSTTEGFEDFTGGIAETHELRKAGPHLFKIIQKALSRGSLLGCSIDITSSADSEAITSQKLVKGHAYSVTGAEQVEYEGQMLKLIRIRNPWGQVEWTGAWSDGSAEWRHISGEDRDRLRNRSEDGEFWMAFSEFLRQYSRVEICNLTPDALTDDEYQKWALSKFEGNWRRGSTAGGCQNYRNTFWTNPQFVIKLDEEDDDPDDDEFGCTFLVGLIQKNRRRMRKMGEDMHTIGFAIYEVPEEASGQRNIHLNRNFFLRHATKARSETFINLREVCNRFCLPPGEYLIVPSTFEPHKNGDFCVRVFSEKQADFQELDDPVESHVEEIEITEDDVDDRFRSLFGQLAGQDCEISAFELRRILNRVVPRRDDIKTNGFGLETCRNMVNLLDKDGSGKLGLVEFKILWTKIEKYLNLYRDKDVDKSGCMSSTEMRAVVEEAGFSLNNALHQIVVARYSDPNLTIDFDNFVGCLIRLETLFNTFKTLDKDGSGEIELTFLEWLNVTLL